The genomic segment AGGAAAATTGTTCAAGAATTCCGATTTTGCGATATAGCAAAGAGGAACAAGGGATAGCTTGGGAGGCCAAGAGCCAATGGCTTTGGAGGGGTCAAAAAAAGAGAAAACGACAACCCGGGCACAGGGCGTGCTTATTTATGGTAGGACGACCGGCCGCGCGTGAGATTAGTAAGCTTTGCCGTGCTTTTTTTCCCGCGACCTGTTGAAGCTCATTTTCCAGTCGATCTGCTTTTCCAGATCGATGCCCAGGCCGCCGCAAAGGTCGAAAAGACGGATCGCGGTGTCCGCGAGCTCGTCTTCGAACGTGTCTTTTTTCATGAGGCCGTGCGATCCGGTGCGGTGCGCCTCGACCGCTTCTCCGAGTTCGGAAACAATGAGCATCAGCATCTCGCCGACGTTGCGCTCCCTCTCCCAAAAGCCTTTTTCACGCGCGCACGAGTGACATTCTTCGATCCATTCCGAAATTGATTTTTTCAAGACGTCCTCCAATTTCCCCTCACCCTTCCCTCTCCCCTCAGGGGAGAGGATAAAGGAGAGGGGTTTTTGTTTTAGGGAATCAATACGATTTTTCCGTGTGCCGGCGATTCCATGACATCATGGTGCGCCCGCGCCGCGTCTTTCAGCGGAAGCTCGCGGCCGACCACGGGCCGCAGCCTGCCGCTTTTAAAACCTTCGAACAAATCCGCGTGGATTTTCTTTTTCTCTTCCGGCGTGGCATTGAAAATCAGCATGCCGGTCACGCTCGAGTCCCTGGCCATGAGAAGCCGGGGATTAATTTCCACGTCGCCGCGGCAGCCGATCACCACGACACGGCCGCGGAAGCCCAGCAGGCCGAGATCTTTGGGCAGGTTCACGTTGGCCAGCATTTCCAGGATCACGGAAACGCCGTGCCCATCCGTGATTTTTTTGATTTCGTCGAGATACGCGGGATTGCGATGATCGAGCGCGTGATGCGCGCCTTCCCCCAAGACTAACTTGCGGCCTTCCGGCGTGCCCGCGGTCCCGATCACGGTCATGCCCGCGGCGCGCGCGATCTGCACGGCCGCGACGCCGACACCGCCGCTTGCGCCGTGCACGAGTACGGTTTCGCCGGCCGTCGCCTGGGCTTTGTGAAAAAGCGCGTGCCAGGCCGTCGCATAGGGAATGCCGATGGCCGCGCCCTGCGGGAAGCTCAGCGTTTCCGGCAGCGGATGCACGCCCGATTCCGGGCACACGGCCAGGGACGCATAGGCGCCCGTCACCGTGGCGGTCGTGTAAACGCGGTCGCCTTTTTTAAATTTGCGCACGCCTTCGCCCACGGCCTCGACAACGCCCGCCGCGTCAAATCCCGGCGTAAATGGCAGGGCGGGTTTTACGGGATACGTGCCCGCGCGGATGTAGGTGTCCACGGGATTCACTCCCGCGGCCTGGACTTTTACCAGGACTTGCCCCGCGCCCGGCTTGAGATCGGGCGCCTCTTCCAGTTTCATATTTTCCGGAACGCCGAACTCATGAACGCGGATGGCTTTCATTCTTTTTTCTCCTGTTATGGCGCTTAGCTTGCAAGCGCTTGCTTGCGATCAAGAGGGGTCCTGCATTTTCAACCCTGGGGACAAGTCTAAAGAC from the Verrucomicrobiia bacterium genome contains:
- a CDS encoding NADPH:quinone reductase → MKAIRVHEFGVPENMKLEEAPDLKPGAGQVLVKVQAAGVNPVDTYIRAGTYPVKPALPFTPGFDAAGVVEAVGEGVRKFKKGDRVYTTATVTGAYASLAVCPESGVHPLPETLSFPQGAAIGIPYATAWHALFHKAQATAGETVLVHGASGGVGVAAVQIARAAGMTVIGTAGTPEGRKLVLGEGAHHALDHRNPAYLDEIKKITDGHGVSVILEMLANVNLPKDLGLLGFRGRVVVIGCRGDVEINPRLLMARDSSVTGMLIFNATPEEKKKIHADLFEGFKSGRLRPVVGRELPLKDAARAHHDVMESPAHGKIVLIP